A segment of the Centropristis striata isolate RG_2023a ecotype Rhode Island chromosome 15, C.striata_1.0, whole genome shotgun sequence genome:
GGTTTTTGAAACTTCAAACAGCGAAACGGATCACTCAGTGCCATGTGACATGAAGACCCATCAAACTGTAGGTGTAAATGAGGCGGCGCAGCCACCTCTTTGCACAGTACACTGCACAACAGGCATGCAAACTGTTTATTGTACTGTCTTATCTGatatctgtctctctttttactACAGCCCTTCTGAATTAATCTCTTGTGAACTCTTGTCTCTTCATCCCTCTCTactttcctctctgctgtctAGCTCGGTTAAGATTGTGGCAATGATTAACAGAAGTGACAGTCAGCAAAGAATATACAAAACATTGCCCTTTTATTCCCCCTACACAACACACAACCCTCTTTTAATCCAAGACCAAACATACTGTCCTCACAGACACCAAAGAGTTTGTTTTGGTAAAGTCCACAgcaaagtcatcaaacagaTCACCTTCACAGTGACCTAATTCAGCGTCAGGTACGCTATCATACTCTTATTGTGAGGTTAAATTTTGtcacacagaaaatgtagaaagctccacaaataaaaacaaatacacctTTCTAAATGAATCTATGCAGCTGAATGTAGTGCAGTGTTTATTaagggtgtaaaaaaaaatattgactaGAGTTACGATTTGCACAGTACGATAACGATAATATAATCATTATCTGTTACAATGACACGTAAAGCAATGAACAGAACAGATGCATTATTataattgaaacatttaaaaaaaatggaagtaTGTGTTTAAAAAGTCTcccttttgaaaataaataagcaaGACGTACACACAAGTTATGAGAAAAAGGGGACAGTACCGTTAAGAAAAAGTAATCTATGTGTGTGGCAAGTTGACAAGTCTGACAGGCAgtagaggagaaaaagagatgcatgtgagtttttttttcagtactgTAAATAAGCCAATGTGCACTGTATGATAACCATCGACTTTCATACCACGGTATACCTTGAAACCGGCATATATAATACTGATACACTTGAGTACTGCAATATTTTTGATACTGTATCGAATCGCAAACACTATTTTGAATTAAAAGTTTATGCAAAGATTTGTTGCAGACAGATTGCACAACAAGTATTACTGTGATGCAGGGTGTTTGAGGGACTGTGATAAATGCAGATCTCACTGTTTTGATTGCATACAAATGTAAACTGGTGTTACTCAGATTTTATACATATGTGCTCTTTATTTAATGGCAGATTTCCTATGagatgtaatataataatgaatCATAACCCTTGTATCATGATATGCATCATATATACAGATTATTGCAAATACACAGCACTACTGTTTATGAAAAATCTGATTTCCAATTAGGGATGCAGCGATATATCTGTACCATGAACCGATGATTGTAATAATTGTGTAACATCAGGTTTTCCCTGCCATTTTAAGGCTTAGATGAGCACAAAAGCCGTTTTAGGAACCACCTTGTCTGAATGAAGGTGAAATTACTGCAGAGGCTTTAGAAAGTTTTGTCCTAAAGAGGTTCCAACTTTTCTGTATAtggtaatgttaaaaaaaaaattgctaatgctttcttttttaatcatagTATAAACAATTTAGAACAGTACAGAGGcgatattttatgttcaaattcAGAgtgtacatatttacaaaaaaagttaaaagcttTATGTattatgcttttatttaagttttacacagcatctcaatctttttttggaatctgggttgtaatTGGGGGGGTACCAAAAGAAAAGTCATACGTTTTTTACAATGTATACCGTAATACCGTGAAACCCTGCTATTTCCTGAGTCAATTATCATATCCTGgaaatcgtttttttttttgtcaccctGCTCTCAAAAGGATATGACTAAATGTGTGACTGTGTTTGACTAGTTAATATATAAGTTTGGGTGTAACATTAAGAAGAAAACAGTTGTTTGCACATATTGATAAAGGAAAAAGGGGAAGAGtgaatgtttttctgacattcaACTACTGACAAGTCAAGTGACTCATTTTCGGTtccatattttgtgtttttaacattttttttttcttacaccaAAAACAGTGTCAATACCTTATCCATGAGTTTCCAGCATTTCTCCACCATTTTCTTATCGACCACTGCAGGTTGGTGAGGCTGGAGAGGCTGCTGGTGGGGCTGAAAGGCGTCCTTCATCAAACCGATGAGACCGGCGCCCCTCCTCGGATTTCCGGCCATTAATTCGCTCGGCGACCGGGGGTTATCCCCGGGGGCTGAGGACTGACAACCAGGGATTATTCCTGACACGTTTTTCAACAAAACAACCGCTGTTTTTGCGACCTATTTGTACTCAACACTTTTGATAATTTGTCATGCAGAGGCTGTTCATCAGCAGAACAAAAAGCCTGTGTGTACACTGTACGCGACGCAGCTAGCTAACAAGCTACATTTGAAAAGCCTCTTCTCACTTTAATTCCGTCGGAAAATACAAGCGGAGGACATACTCGTTATGTTGCTGTGTCCTGTTGTCTGACAGAGAGCTGTCTTCTTTCGGCGACGGCAACTCTCAGTCCCCTGAGATATCAACCCGGCTTATAATAAACTCGGGGTGTTAATAAGCCACACAGAGCGATCAACAAACAGGTTGTGCAGCAGTTCCAGCCAACGAAAAGCCAGCAGCTAGAGTAAACAAGGATGTCCGGCCgcagccttcaaaataaaggcatggTCAATGAACAAGCAAATATgcttgataatgatgatgatgattaccATCATAATAACTTGACTGCACTTTTCAAGATTAAGCACAAATTAGTTTCCAGATTTAAAGATTTatagaatttaaataaaaaatcagaaaCCCATGAAAGGTGTTACTGTATTActgtaaatgaaaaatgtccaaagtaacgaaaaaaagaaaagctttatTATTGTGAGTTCAACCTCTTATTGTAATCCCTTTAATGTTTTGCACTTATTCTTTTATAAGGTATAGGGTTTTCAGAAGTAATTTTGAAAAGATGTCTGTTAGATGCTCAGACATGGAGTTCCACTGCTGAAGGGGCCATGACTGCAAAAGGCCCATCACCTTTAGTTTTGAGTGGAGAATGAAGAACAACCTGCAGAGTGCTGTCTGAGAATACCTATCTAAAACTGACCATTGATACAAAacgatagaaaataaaaatacaaactataAATTAACCAATACATTTGAATAGATTTCAATGGATTAAGCCACCAGGCAGtacatacatttattcaaaTTAGCGCCACCCACTTGTAACAAAGTTATGAACACAATCAataacaagcagtactgaacgggccctcgcagttcacgcgtgtcggggcatgctgccgttggggtgtgtgcgttacaggggccagtctataccacccctatgaatttcattgccttaagtgttatagtgtggccacggtaccaaataggaaattagactgccaccacagtgccacctaggggccgatcaataaaaccttaaagggttatcctcaggagggcattgacaataattgtgccaagttttgtataataatgcacaaactatccctttaatcctcatacagtgtctgaatgaggactcttaactgatatgtataagttagaagaggcaggtagcaatggtggaaagtaactatgtacatttactcaagtactggacttaaagtacaattttgaggtacttttatgtaactttatacttctactccactacactaaactttttttttttacatttatttttttttctttatttaattttttttgtttttaattttttaataaaaataaataaattctgcgtttctgcgcatgcgcagctTCCCCCcctcttctgcgcatgcgcggctttccTGCACTTCTGCACATGcgtagctttttttttcttctgcgcatgcgcagacgGGGGAAAAACTACGCATTCGCAGAAGTGCAggaaagccgcgcatgcgcagaagtggaaaaagccgcgcatgcgcagaaacgcagaaaaatttataattattaaaatataataaaataaaaaataaataacaattacaaaaaataataaaataaaaaataaataataataataataataataaaataaaaaataaataataataaaaaataaaaaaacctcgGGCCCTAATTATACTCCAATGACATTATATACACTGTTCTGAAATAAGCTATTCTACATCATGACTACTTTCATTTTCGGTACTTTATATTTGTCTGTaaatattttgtacttttacttatgtaaaaaaaaaaaaaaaagcatttgaagCATTTATGTTTATCACtctaatgttgcagctggtaaaggaataactcattttaaatacttaagctgcagcagcacagcaaGACGATGATGATCTTCACATCAGCTGCCACTTCTTGACTGATGTTTCTCTGTTCTGTAGCAGCTCAGATAAGCTGGAGCCAACAGTGGATGCATCTTCACATTACAGCTGAACCCCACACCAATAGTGCAGCCAAACATGGACACATTTGTTGGTGCATGTCGGGATGATATCTGTGAGACAACAGCTGTTTCAGTCACAACGGCAGGAAATGTAAACACACATTCTACATAAAAATCAAGGTGAGGCAAAGCGTgtatgaaaaaaactgttttattatttaaaaaacagattaaagagACTGAGGTCTGCTGAAAATATGGCTTTGAAAGACTGTTGGTCTTGAGCCCTAATGAGGGCTACACGGTATTGGGGGGAAAAACTGACGTGGTGATTTTCTTTCTGGGATATATATGACAATTTGAAAAAACAGCTCTAATTATTCAGTTCCAACAAAACTGAGGAACTGGTAAATGGGGCTCAAGAACTATGACCTAAAACAGCCATTAATAATCACACAAAACCTGTTAAGACATTCAAGAACATTTGGCATACAGGATTGTTTCTGGTGACAGcttattgattcatttttgcAGCTTTGACAGTTTTTGTTCTTGTCACATTATTTTATCACATTATACAATATTTCATGTATCATAGGTTTGTTTACGAATGGCAACAAGTAGGGGCGTTACGATTTTCCAAATCCACATCCACATTTATTAGACTTTCAAATTTTAAGGTTGTGGCTCAACTTACTttttgatttaaacattttctttaccCCTAAGGACTATGTCATTGTTAGACTATCAAGCTTCGATTCGTGCACTGAAATTTACACTCAAGTTATTTAAACATTATCAATGGATGATGGTAACAAGTGTGATATAATtgccatattttttttgcaatgtgcCACACCGAGGTCATGTAGTCAATTTTTAGATTTAGCTGATCCTGCTAGgtaattttgatttattttcaatttcgAATTAAAATCGTGGTGCCCCTAGTAACCAATAAATGCTAGTAGTATACATTTTGTAACTAAAAATGCAGAATGTTTTTgatatgtttctgtttgtggtatcaacaataataacaactgCATTTGTGAAGGACGGAAAGTCTGAATCTctggttaaaaaacaaacaaacatcccgTTTTACCCCCATTCGAAGAATGTACCatcactgtaaaatgtaaataaaaacataatgcatcAAATTCTGTGTGTATATAGTTCCAAAGCATCAGTTTGCATATCGAATATCTTGTCTTTTAAACTGTATCCAATTAAATGAAGGTTGAAAAAAGAATTGCAAATCATTGGATTCTGTTATGCAGTgcccaagcattttttttaaatcagcttgtaaaaacatttatacaattgtatttgttaaaaatgtgtttgaattTTTATTATCAAGTCACCCAATGAGTCtggacctcctcctccagccctCCTCCGCAGCATCAGACGAGCCTATATTGGAGTTCCTTGGAAGCTCAAGGAAATGTTCAACAGCTGAGATCCCACCTCTGCCTGCTGCCCCCCGGGTAGGAACTCTGCAGACAGCTCTCTGTAGGTGCTGCAAACTCTGCGCTCCTTAACGTCGTCCCTATGAATGGCATGTTTCCATCTGTGTCGTGCCTCGCCGTATAACACGACTAAAGATCTGCGAGGAAGATGCACAGCTACATGGACTTCCCCTGCTAGTCCCAACTCTGGCAGACCCTGTTCCAAGGACATAGTGAGTGTAGTGTTTGATAACATGTTGATGGTGACCAGGCGTTCCCCCCACAGCCAGGAGTCGTCGAGGTGTGGATCGATGGCGGCTCCTCGCTGAGGATGGTAATCCAGATTGCACTGCTCCACCGGCTGAAAGCCAGACAGACTCGGCTCTTGCTGCATTCGGAGCACTAGTTCTTGGCTCAAAGCAGGAAGTCCACTGAAGCCACCTACACGcactttctttttcttgaaGTTAACTTTTGGGCCAAAGTCCTgcaacaacatgaaaaaaaaaacgtgtttatTTAATCACAATAACTGCCCAAATACAGTGCTACAGGTTTGTATCACTGAGTCCAGTAAACAAGCGAAATGTGAAACTATGTGATGTTTGTCCTCAGGCCCTTGATCTCTTGTAATTGAGAAGCATGACCCTGGAAAACCAAAtgcaaagtaaacaaacagacatcatTTGGCCACGGTCATGTGGGTGTGTGCGTGCTGTTGCCATTCAGAAACAACATGTGTTCCACATAACCTGTTTCCTTCGACCAGACTGGGACTCAATCCACACATCCTGGTCCATCGTGCTTATCagctttttctcctcctcttctgatATGAAGTTCTCCCGCAGGAAGACACCAGGAAACGGGAAGGACACAGCCTCGGCATCCTTGCGAATGGCAAGCCTCATCTCAGGATCATAGAGGAAATGATGCAAAATCTTCAtagtcaaaaacaaaacagtaattaTGTTAATTGTACTCTACATAAATAAGACATGATATGGTCATTTCTGATGACGAAGGACTCTTTGACAGTATGAAGTATGCATAACAGTCTCTTCAAGTTCAGGAAGTACATTATCAAGAAGAGATAAGTGCAGTAGTGGAAGAATAACTGAGAAGTATTAATGcaacagtgtaaaaatactttgtttACAGGTAGAGCTAGAAGATGTGGCCAAAATCTTCCTTCCCGATATAGATCATTTCCTATCTTGATACAATCTATGTCATGCTATagcatatttaaatgttgtaattgTAATGACCTATATGATGCATTATTGTGTTGTTTATCGCTATATAAAGTTGCAGCCGGTAAAGgtggagctcattttaaacTATATATAGCCGACTCTATACTGTTGGGTAGTGTAACCTGTAATATTGTATCATAATTTGGTATTGGATTTATATGTTGCATCAATCTGAAATTCAAACTACGGTTATAAAACAACCTACAACAAACAAAAGTTGAGTGAGCAGCTTCCCACCACTGGATAAGTGCGCAGACATGATATAACAATGTTTCCgttacaaaaaaagcaaaattttGCTCATAATGGCGTAATGGAGACAAAATAATGCGACAAAGTATCTTGTTATAAATAGAATTTAAATTTGACTATCATTTAGAGGCTAGTTCGGTTTTGACAGATGGATTGTCCTGTGAAGGCATCCGTAGCTCTGTTTGAGTGGCGCTAGCAGCCACAGCTGCGTCCGTTTCCTGCTgataaaaacaatgttaaatatagtTTTCTGTTAAATGTCATTACCTTAGGTTCATTCGACTCCAATTGTCCTTTTCCCTTTAACTTTTCACACTTGAGACACCGCCGGATCCCTTTACAAGCACATGAAAGATCACCGTCACCGCCGTCAGGAGCCCTCATCCTGCATCTTCTTCTTGTGTTGGCAGGAAGGTGACGAACCTGTTAAAACAGATAAACATCGCCACCTAACGAAACGTGTGGGCTATTATTCACCACACACTGCAAGGATATTATTTAGAGATTTCACCAGCGATGGATGAAGTATTCCGaccctttactgaagtaaaactacTGATACAAACATCATGAATATACCCTgctacaagtaaaaatattgCATCAAAAACTACAGGCACACAATATCCAATTAAAAGTATGTAATGTTATCAGCAAAGTCATGATCATTTTAAGATATAAATGAATGATATCTAAATAGGGCgaattcgggtaatgtgggacactttttgcaattttgactttgttatatttttctaaatttaaaaatattttatgctatttcagtcacatgacacccatggcagaccaatagtaaaggttttgatgactatatttactttaaggaggaaataaaccagccaaaccttaaAAATCctaaaagtatgaaaagtaaaacttCTCATTTCGCAGaagggttattattatttagtatttgattataatactactactactactactactactactaataataataataataataatagttattgttattatatacacacacatttctataggtctatatttttaaatttattgtcCCATGCAACAATCTTTTTTGATTAAGGTTCAAGGTTTCTTTATTATCCCAGAGGGGC
Coding sequences within it:
- the alkbh4 gene encoding alpha-ketoglutarate-dependent dioxygenase alkB homolog 4, with product MRAPDGGDGDLSCACKGIRRCLKCEKLKGKGQLESNEPKILHHFLYDPEMRLAIRKDAEAVSFPFPGVFLRENFISEEEEKKLISTMDQDVWIESQSGRRKQDFGPKVNFKKKKVRVGGFSGLPALSQELVLRMQQEPSLSGFQPVEQCNLDYHPQRGAAIDPHLDDSWLWGERLVTINMLSNTTLTMSLEQGLPELGLAGEVHVAVHLPRRSLVVLYGEARHRWKHAIHRDDVKERRVCSTYRELSAEFLPGGQQAEVGSQLLNISLSFQGTPI